A segment of the Candidatus Pelagisphaera phototrophica genome:
CTGGTAGAGTGATATGTCGAACTCCGTTTTTTGGGAAAGAATGAATGCGCCGAAGTCACGGATGCTTTCCTCCGTCGGGGTGTCGCCGTAGATGAAATTCTCCAACACGATTAGGTCTTCCGCGGATCCCAGAACTTCGCAGTGGGAGGGTAGGCCGTCGCGGCCAGCTCGGCCAATTTCCTGGGAGTAGTTCTCAAGTGTTTTAGGCAAATTGAAATGGTACACGTTCCGAATATCCGATTTGTCGATACCCATTCCAAAGGCGATGGTGGCGACGACGATCCCGTCTTTTGACGCCATGAACCAGTCCTGTATTTCGGAACGCTTATCGCTTTTCATTCCGGCGTGGTAGGCACGGGCTGAAAAACCCGCTGTGGTGAGGAATTCGGCGACCCTTTCCGCTTCCTTTTGCAATGTTACGTAAACAATCGTCGGTCCCAGGGGTGAAGCGGCGAGTTTCTTTTTGAGCGTTTCATCGCGCTTGCTGGGAGGTGTCGGCGTGAATTCTAGAAACAGGCTGGGCCGATGAAAGCCGGTGTTCACGTAGGCTTCCGGGGGAATCGCGAATTCGCGGCGAATGTCTTCAACGACAGTGGGCGTCGCGGTAGCGGTCAGGGCGAGGACTCGATCGACTTTCAGCTTTCTTCCGGCGATGGCCAGCTTGAGGTACTCGGGGCGGAAATTGTGTCCCCATTCGGAAATGCAATGGGCCTCGTCGATGACCATTAGAGAAATGGGAACGTCTTCAATGGAAGCGAAAAAACGTTCGTTGGAAATTCGCTCGGGTGCGACGTAGAGGAGTTTGAGCGATCCACTGTTCAAGTCCTGGTAGACCTGGCGGGTTTCTTCGGCGGTGAGGGACGAATCGAGTCGGGCCACGGAAATCGAGCGCTTCCGCAAAAAGTCGACCTGATCTTTCATAAGAGCGATCAAGGGGGAGATAACGATTGTCAGGCCGGGAAGCAACAGGGCGGGCAATTGGTAGCACAGGCTTTTGCCACTTCCCGTAGGAAAAACGGCGAGGGCGGATTTCCCATTCAGGATTTGGGTGATGATGGTTTCTTGCCCTTCGCGAAAGGACTCGAAGCCGAAGTTCGTTTTGAGCGTTTCGAGAGGATTCATTGGGGCCACTTCCAAGGCTCGCAAAAGGAATGGGGAGTAGCAAGTTTCTCGAGGTGCTTTCTCGACAATCGGCTCAATTCGCGCGTTATCGGTCTTATCGAAAAGGAACCACAGTCTGAAAATGAAGGGGCTAGCGACCGTTTCATCTCTCCAGAGCTCGACGGAGCTCGATTGGACAAAGCGGTGAAGATTCATTTTAACCTGCCCTGGATAAAGGCCAAGTCCTGGATTGGTACGGGAAAAATATTCGTCAACGGATCCCGCAATATGGCCAAGGATCACGCGGTTACCGCTGGAGATCGTATTGAACTGAGGATGAGCGCTCCCAAGACGCAGGCAGCGTCGGCTCTCGATCCGAAAGAAGTTCTAATGTTCGACGAAGGAATCGTGATCGTCAACAAACCTGCGGGAATGATGACGGTTCCGCATCATTTCAGCGAAGAGGTTGAGACGCTCGACCGGCTCACCCTCGGCTACCTGAGAGCACAGGACAGGGGTGGCAAACATAACCGCTCGAGTCTAGGCGTCGTCCACCGAATCGACAAGGAGACCAGCGGATTGATTGTCTTCGCCCGTACCTTTGCGGCTCAGCAGGAGCTTTCACGACAGTTCCGGGCCCACACGATTGAACGTAGGTATTTTGCGATCGTGCACGGACGTATGAAAAAGCAGACGATCCGTTCACGGCTGGCCCGGGATGCGGGCGATGGGCTCCGCGGTTCGGTGCGACCAGGCAGCGTCAACGATGCGGGAGAAGAATTGGGAAGAGCCGCGGTGACCCATGTTGAAGTCGTAGAGTATCTGGATGGAGCGACTTTAGTCGCCTGCCGTATTGAAACCGGTCGGACTCACCAAATTCGCATCCACTTGAGCGAAGCGGGCCATCCGATTATTGGGGAGAAAGTTTACATCCGAAGGTTCAAGGAGGCGATTATCCCTGCCTATCGCGTGATGCTGCACGCAGCGGAATTGGGATTCCATCATCCGATTTCAGGTGAGTCAGTAAATTGGACGCAACCCTTGCCAAGGGACTTTAAGAATCGACTGAAGTCCCTG
Coding sequences within it:
- a CDS encoding RluA family pseudouridine synthase, whose product is MPFAKGLEAEVRFERFERIHWGHFQGSQKEWGVASFSRCFLDNRLNSRVIGLIEKEPQSENEGASDRFISPELDGARLDKAVKIHFNLPWIKAKSWIGTGKIFVNGSRNMAKDHAVTAGDRIELRMSAPKTQAASALDPKEVLMFDEGIVIVNKPAGMMTVPHHFSEEVETLDRLTLGYLRAQDRGGKHNRSSLGVVHRIDKETSGLIVFARTFAAQQELSRQFRAHTIERRYFAIVHGRMKKQTIRSRLARDAGDGLRGSVRPGSVNDAGEELGRAAVTHVEVVEYLDGATLVACRIETGRTHQIRIHLSEAGHPIIGEKVYIRRFKEAIIPAYRVMLHAAELGFHHPISGESVNWTQPLPRDFKNRLKSLKIRGSKGKPDNNKETK
- a CDS encoding RecQ family ATP-dependent DNA helicase is translated as MNPLETLKTNFGFESFREGQETIITQILNGKSALAVFPTGSGKSLCYQLPALLLPGLTIVISPLIALMKDQVDFLRKRSISVARLDSSLTAEETRQVYQDLNSGSLKLLYVAPERISNERFFASIEDVPISLMVIDEAHCISEWGHNFRPEYLKLAIAGRKLKVDRVLALTATATPTVVEDIRREFAIPPEAYVNTGFHRPSLFLEFTPTPPSKRDETLKKKLAASPLGPTIVYVTLQKEAERVAEFLTTAGFSARAYHAGMKSDKRSEIQDWFMASKDGIVVATIAFGMGIDKSDIRNVYHFNLPKTLENYSQEIGRAGRDGLPSHCEVLGSAEDLIVLENFIYGDTPTEESIRDFGAFILSQKTEFDISLYQLSQQTDIRPLVLSTLLTYLELDGVIKFTAPFYSEYKFNYIVPKNEILDKFDPVRQKFLQGLFDQSVEKQKWSYINLDTAASNLGEDRNRIVKAFNYLEESGNLEVGVSGLRQGLRLLERPLLEVVIQSLSEKVFRNETLNIERTQQVIELLNIESCKTSAVLKYFGEDLGQPCGHCSYCQTSQTVPIRNPERALSDEELTQIGQILKQQPVGQKSPREYARFLCGISSPKLSRSRTTRDPLFGALDQVPFQAVMKAADERTSRKSVS